The Acidobacteriota bacterium genome has a window encoding:
- a CDS encoding MFS transporter: MTAAARQMTIREVLQLKPVRRLWLAQMVSVFGDFLAIFAVLSYVSFNLHATAAEVTGISVAFMIPFAVIGPVAGVFVDRWNVKRTMIASDLIRAALAVGLVFTATLGQVYAILFLLSVVSAFFFPAQTVTLRTVVPPEGLLAANSLTQQAFQIMRIVSPALAGAMVGWFGASSCYYIDSLSFIVSASLIATLVIARAPVAPTKDSHPLKSVLNDLMAGVTFIFTDATISFVIMAMAAGMFAISCFGPLIAVYVRDELHAGSLAFGIINALIGVGMIAGTLLMSRFAQKVSKTHLALWGLLTMGAFVVVLAAFKSIAAASISMFGVGVGVVFVFVSAQTLMQGHTPIELIGRVSGSFMAVLSIAQLIGLVFSGSLAQTLGIRNLFYLSAAMLLLITVFGYFRLPQQPAMSPATAEQQHGD, encoded by the coding sequence ATGACAGCAGCCGCGCGGCAAATGACTATTCGCGAAGTTCTGCAACTGAAGCCTGTTCGGCGGCTCTGGTTGGCGCAGATGGTCAGCGTGTTCGGCGATTTTCTGGCGATATTCGCAGTGCTCAGCTACGTCTCATTCAACCTGCACGCTACGGCGGCCGAAGTCACCGGGATCAGTGTGGCATTCATGATCCCCTTCGCTGTGATCGGACCAGTGGCCGGCGTCTTCGTCGATCGATGGAACGTCAAACGCACGATGATCGCGAGCGATCTGATTCGCGCCGCGCTCGCAGTCGGGTTGGTCTTCACCGCGACCCTTGGCCAGGTTTACGCAATTCTTTTCCTTCTGAGCGTGGTTTCGGCATTCTTCTTCCCGGCGCAGACGGTCACCTTGCGGACGGTTGTCCCGCCTGAAGGTTTGTTGGCGGCAAACTCGCTAACTCAGCAGGCTTTCCAAATCATGCGCATAGTGAGTCCAGCCCTCGCGGGAGCTATGGTCGGGTGGTTTGGGGCAAGTTCGTGTTACTACATCGATAGCCTCAGCTTTATCGTTTCGGCATCCCTGATCGCGACGTTGGTGATCGCGCGCGCGCCGGTGGCGCCAACGAAAGACAGCCACCCGCTCAAATCGGTGCTGAACGATTTGATGGCGGGAGTGACGTTCATCTTCACGGACGCGACAATTTCGTTCGTGATCATGGCGATGGCCGCCGGCATGTTTGCAATCTCATGCTTTGGGCCGCTTATCGCAGTCTATGTCCGCGATGAATTGCATGCGGGTTCGTTAGCCTTCGGCATCATCAACGCGCTGATCGGCGTGGGAATGATCGCCGGGACGTTGCTGATGAGCCGTTTCGCTCAAAAGGTTTCGAAGACTCATCTGGCGCTGTGGGGTCTGTTGACGATGGGAGCGTTTGTGGTCGTGTTGGCGGCCTTCAAAAGCATCGCCGCTGCTTCAATCAGTATGTTCGGGGTTGGCGTCGGCGTGGTGTTCGTGTTCGTCTCGGCGCAAACGCTGATGCAGGGACATACGCCGATAGAGTTGATCGGACGCGTCAGCGGCAGTTTCATGGCGGTGTTATCGATTGCGCAACTGATAGGCTTGGTCTTCTCTGGTTCGCTGGCGCAGACGCTTGGCATCAGGAATCTGTTTTACCTCAGCGCGGCTATGCTCTTGTTGATTACAGTCTTCGGCTACTTCCGCCTGCCGCAGCAGCCGGCGATGAGCCCGGCAACGGCAGAGCAACAACACGGCGACTAG
- a CDS encoding DJ-1/PfpI family protein, with protein MNIAILVYPGMTALDAIGPYEVLNGIPDVELQFVWKTIGPVMTDSGVLAIGATHTFDEIKRADIVVVPGSSADTVTMMADSQVLMWLKEIHLTTRFTTSVCSGALILAAAGLLKGLPATTHWAAMSALRKFGAEPMPNERVVQSGKIITAAGVSAGIDMALHLVAQVCGEERARIIQLLIEYDPRPPFDSGHMSKADTRIAETARSEMSRRAANPRNLVSVPKLLASQWLARITHR; from the coding sequence ATGAATATTGCGATCCTCGTTTATCCTGGTATGACGGCACTCGATGCAATAGGTCCCTACGAAGTGCTAAATGGGATTCCGGATGTCGAGCTTCAGTTCGTGTGGAAAACAATCGGACCCGTCATGACCGATAGTGGAGTATTAGCCATCGGCGCCACGCATACTTTTGATGAAATTAAGCGGGCCGACATTGTGGTTGTGCCCGGCTCGTCTGCTGACACAGTGACGATGATGGCTGATTCGCAGGTTCTGATGTGGCTCAAAGAAATTCATTTGACGACTCGCTTCACGACATCCGTGTGTTCGGGAGCGCTCATTCTAGCGGCGGCTGGGCTCTTGAAAGGCTTGCCTGCGACAACCCATTGGGCAGCAATGTCCGCGCTTCGCAAGTTCGGGGCGGAACCAATGCCGAACGAACGAGTCGTTCAGTCTGGAAAGATCATCACCGCCGCGGGGGTGTCGGCCGGCATCGATATGGCGCTTCATCTGGTCGCACAGGTTTGCGGAGAGGAACGTGCGCGGATTATCCAACTGTTGATCGAATACGACCCGCGTCCCCCGTTCGATTCAGGGCACATGAGTAAGGCGGATACCAGGATAGCGGAGACTGCTCGATCGGAGATGTCCCGGCGCGCCGCCAATCCCAGGAATCTCGTTTCAGTCCCAAAATTGTTGGCTAGTCAATGGCTCGCCAGGATCACACACCGATAG
- a CDS encoding M20/M25/M40 family metallo-hydrolase — protein sequence MHSHKRFALTAFLLCALFVNGAVARQPALATDPIEQASARLVGSILVNGYSMDYLRGLTDQFGGRLTGSAAYQRAAEWAAEQFRAAGIKNVKLEPWAMPSGWERGWARGRMTKPLDRPLHIQSLGWAPSTPPGGVTAEVIIFSDLDPKKIKAQADKLKGRAVMLDLATIFADGFSAFAKLIDALPLFKEIGTAAIIVSDGERNNVLNAFGFTWGGQMSPLPIAQVGMEDGKLIERLLAKGPVTIEFAYENKTSGPMQVNNVIAEIPGREKPDEWIIIGAHLDSWDYGTGAQDNGSGCAMVLEAARALAAMSPPRRSIRFALWGGEEEGLLGSAAYVKAHKAELGLCVAALNTDNGAGHPKGWKLEGRKDLAEAMTTISNSLLEGLGASGRSQETTFDTDHGHFMLEGIPALDLWVDMSHYGEIHHKSSDTIDKVDAHSLAAGAAVIAVTAYAIAERPEPIAPRIDRAAVTEILKKAKLDGFLKAIGLWN from the coding sequence ATGCACAGCCACAAACGCTTCGCTCTTACTGCATTCCTATTGTGCGCGCTTTTCGTCAACGGAGCCGTAGCGCGTCAGCCCGCGCTTGCCACTGATCCGATCGAGCAGGCATCTGCTCGACTGGTGGGTTCGATACTTGTGAATGGTTACTCGATGGACTATCTCCGGGGCCTGACCGATCAGTTCGGGGGACGACTCACCGGATCGGCGGCTTATCAGCGCGCGGCCGAATGGGCGGCCGAACAGTTTCGAGCGGCGGGCATCAAAAACGTCAAGCTTGAGCCGTGGGCCATGCCTAGCGGATGGGAGCGAGGCTGGGCGCGCGGGCGCATGACTAAACCGCTGGATCGGCCCCTCCATATCCAATCGCTTGGCTGGGCGCCTTCGACGCCGCCCGGTGGCGTAACCGCCGAAGTGATCATCTTCAGCGACCTCGATCCCAAAAAGATCAAAGCACAGGCCGACAAGCTCAAAGGCCGCGCGGTCATGCTCGATCTCGCAACTATCTTTGCGGATGGCTTCAGTGCTTTCGCGAAACTCATCGACGCGCTTCCGCTCTTTAAAGAAATCGGTACCGCGGCGATCATCGTGTCTGATGGCGAGCGCAACAACGTCCTGAACGCGTTCGGGTTCACGTGGGGAGGTCAGATGAGCCCGTTGCCGATCGCCCAAGTTGGAATGGAAGACGGGAAGCTGATCGAGCGGCTGCTGGCAAAAGGTCCGGTGACGATCGAGTTCGCTTACGAGAACAAGACCAGCGGGCCGATGCAGGTCAACAACGTCATCGCCGAGATTCCGGGCCGCGAGAAACCCGATGAATGGATCATCATCGGCGCGCATCTGGATTCGTGGGACTACGGCACAGGCGCGCAGGACAACGGGTCCGGGTGCGCGATGGTGTTGGAAGCTGCTCGCGCGCTTGCGGCGATGAGTCCTCCGCGACGATCCATCAGATTTGCGTTGTGGGGCGGCGAAGAAGAAGGGTTGCTGGGCTCGGCCGCTTATGTGAAAGCTCACAAGGCCGAGCTTGGCCTGTGCGTAGCGGCCCTCAACACCGACAACGGCGCCGGGCATCCCAAGGGTTGGAAGCTCGAAGGCCGAAAGGATCTGGCAGAGGCAATGACGACGATCAGCAATTCTCTGCTCGAAGGTCTCGGCGCAAGTGGAAGGTCGCAGGAGACGACGTTTGACACAGATCACGGGCACTTCATGCTCGAAGGCATTCCGGCGCTCGACCTGTGGGTTGATATGTCGCACTACGGAGAGATTCATCATAAGAGCAGCGACACGATCGACAAGGTAGACGCTCACAGCCTGGCGGCCGGCGCGGCGGTCATAGCAGTCACCGCGTACGCGATCGCGGAAAGACCCGAGCCCATTGCGCCCCGCATCGACCGGGCAGCAGTCACAGAGATACTCAAGAAAGCCAAGCTCGATGGTTTCCTGAAAGCGATTGGTCTTTGGAATTGA
- a CDS encoding AtpZ/AtpI family protein, producing the protein MALAIPWMIGIPALIGWWIDKQFVTSPLWFIVGLVLGLVGTALDIYQLLKRFGQFK; encoded by the coding sequence TTGGCGCTGGCGATCCCGTGGATGATAGGTATCCCCGCACTGATCGGCTGGTGGATCGATAAGCAGTTTGTGACTTCGCCTCTGTGGTTCATCGTTGGGCTGGTGCTGGGATTGGTGGGCACGGCGCTCGACATCTACCAGCTTCTAAAACGATTCGGCCAATTCAAATAA
- a CDS encoding NADH-quinone oxidoreductase subunit N yields the protein MQATDFQTIALQAAQFIMPEGILTLFACAALVLDVMLPRNRKRVVAWVSLAGVGFAFVSLWILYTEIVTKGAPRTAFYDMIVLDNYAVVFKSMFLIGAALSILLSIKYLDLEGEQRGEYYSLILFSVIGMMFMASGVDLLTLFIALELMAVSVYILVGYFRRDQKSNEASMKYFLLGAFSSGVLLYGISMLYGLTGSTNLAKIATAIPIVASPAFNPFGAQAAPDMRYLLMLAVVLMAAGMFFKVAAVPFHMWAPDAYEGAPTSITAFMSVGVKAASFAMFGRLFLYGLPDLRGSLAGDAANNIPGLPGWAVLLGVVAAITIVWGNLAALTQNNTKRLLAYSSVSHAGYTLLGIVAGNETGYTGFIIYLFIYTIMNLGVFGCIIALRRRGIVGDRIDDLKGLMKKAPWLTVMMTIFLLSLGGIPPTAGFIGKFYLFAGLIETGNPWLVRLAILAVLMSVVSLYYYIRFIKAMYIEDETDPQPVKLAPSLRLALGVAAVLVLYIGVFPQRLISLTQSAGISPGLKTYSYQQGAGKSGSDQRRGLPNAPDNEPGNEPGNEPIRPPR from the coding sequence ATGCAGGCTACTGACTTTCAAACCATCGCGCTGCAGGCTGCGCAGTTCATCATGCCTGAAGGCATCCTCACGCTGTTCGCCTGCGCCGCGCTCGTGCTCGACGTGATGCTCCCGCGCAACCGTAAGCGAGTGGTGGCGTGGGTCTCGCTGGCGGGAGTAGGCTTCGCGTTTGTCTCACTCTGGATCCTGTACACCGAAATAGTAACCAAGGGCGCGCCGCGCACTGCGTTCTACGACATGATCGTGCTCGACAACTACGCAGTCGTGTTCAAGTCGATGTTTCTGATCGGCGCGGCGCTGTCGATACTGCTCTCGATAAAGTATCTCGATTTGGAAGGCGAACAGCGAGGCGAGTACTATTCGCTGATACTTTTCTCTGTTATCGGGATGATGTTCATGGCCTCGGGCGTGGACTTGCTGACGTTGTTCATCGCCCTCGAGTTGATGGCCGTATCGGTCTACATACTGGTCGGCTACTTCCGCCGCGATCAGAAGTCGAACGAAGCCTCGATGAAGTACTTCCTGCTGGGAGCTTTTTCGTCCGGCGTGTTGTTGTACGGCATCTCGATGTTGTACGGGCTGACCGGCTCGACAAATCTCGCCAAGATCGCCACCGCGATTCCGATCGTTGCTTCTCCAGCCTTCAATCCATTCGGCGCGCAGGCAGCACCCGACATGCGCTACCTGTTAATGCTGGCGGTGGTGTTGATGGCCGCCGGAATGTTCTTCAAAGTCGCCGCCGTTCCGTTTCACATGTGGGCGCCCGACGCGTACGAGGGCGCGCCTACATCGATCACTGCTTTCATGTCTGTCGGCGTGAAAGCCGCAAGCTTCGCGATGTTCGGCCGATTGTTTCTTTATGGTCTTCCCGATCTGCGCGGCTCACTCGCGGGCGATGCGGCCAACAACATTCCCGGGCTTCCCGGTTGGGCCGTGTTGTTGGGAGTGGTGGCCGCTATCACGATCGTGTGGGGCAACCTCGCGGCGCTGACCCAGAACAACACCAAACGGCTGCTGGCTTATTCATCGGTCTCGCACGCGGGCTACACGCTGTTGGGAATCGTCGCCGGCAATGAAACCGGCTATACCGGCTTCATCATCTATCTTTTCATTTACACGATCATGAACCTGGGTGTTTTCGGTTGTATCATCGCGCTTCGGCGTCGGGGCATCGTCGGCGATCGAATCGACGACCTGAAGGGCTTGATGAAGAAAGCCCCGTGGCTGACTGTGATGATGACGATCTTCTTGCTGTCGCTTGGAGGCATACCTCCGACGGCGGGATTCATCGGCAAGTTCTATTTGTTCGCCGGTCTGATCGAGACGGGCAACCCGTGGCTCGTGCGGTTGGCAATACTGGCGGTGTTGATGAGCGTGGTGTCGTTGTATTATTACATCCGTTTCATCAAAGCAATGTACATCGAGGATGAGACCGATCCCCAACCGGTCAAGCTGGCGCCTTCGCTTCGCCTGGCCCTCGGTGTGGCCGCTGTGTTGGTGCTGTACATCGGCGTATTCCCTCAGCGGCTCATCAGCCTGACGCAAAGCGCGGGCATCAGCCCGGGACTGAAGACCTACTCTTACCAGCAAGGCGCCGGCAAATCTGGAAGCGATCAACGGCGCGGCCTTCCGAACGCGCCGGACAACGAGCCGGGCAACGAGCCGGGCAACGAGCCGATTAGGCCGCCTCGTTGA
- a CDS encoding NADH-quinone oxidoreductase subunit M: MPGRMQIFGIGILSWVTWLPAVGAILLLFFNRAKNNSIRGFANMWIGLCFLISIPLVTGFFGWGNGYDRAYGGLQFIEDHDWIPLIGARYQLGVDGLALVLVMLTTLLGVVSVICSWAYIREKGREKEYYIMMLLLQSGMLGAFVSADLFLFFIFWEVMLVPMYFLIGIWGGKNRLYSAIKFFLYTLAGSVVMLLAVLKLFFIFPDVVKAQRPAVEATARQLAACSVADPERRGQVNEAMLNMALDAMKRADGIDPQTNRPLASGYVHSSFNITAMTAIGPHIKAVFGLGLVIWLFIGFGLSFAIKVPMFPFHTWLPDAHYDAPTAGSVILAGVLLKMGTYGFMRFSLPIFPDAAKDPTVRQVMVVLSIIGIIYGALVAMAQKDVKKLVAYSSVSHLGFVMLGLFAFNPHGINGAVLQMINHGISTGALFMLAGILYERRHTYEIAQFGGLAHVMPTFSTIFLVVTLSSLGLPLMNNFIGEFLTIRGAFEAKPAWAVFAAVGIILGAAYMLWLYQRVFFGQVSKANEGLKDLDAREAWQFAPLILLIFWIGIYPKPLLSYIEPQTNVVVAQVEPDYFKNAAQRPQIAEEQQK, from the coding sequence ATGCCTGGTCGCATGCAAATTTTCGGCATCGGCATCCTCTCGTGGGTGACGTGGCTCCCGGCGGTTGGCGCTATCTTGCTTCTGTTTTTCAACCGCGCCAAGAACAACAGCATCCGCGGGTTCGCGAACATGTGGATCGGGCTGTGCTTCTTGATTTCGATTCCGCTTGTTACCGGCTTTTTCGGGTGGGGCAACGGATACGACCGCGCCTACGGCGGATTGCAATTCATCGAGGACCACGACTGGATCCCGCTGATCGGCGCGCGTTATCAACTCGGCGTCGATGGGCTAGCGCTCGTGCTGGTAATGCTGACGACTCTGCTCGGAGTAGTCTCGGTCATCTGTTCGTGGGCTTACATCCGCGAAAAAGGCCGCGAAAAAGAGTACTACATAATGATGCTGCTTCTTCAAAGCGGCATGCTCGGAGCGTTCGTCTCAGCCGACCTGTTTTTGTTCTTCATCTTTTGGGAAGTGATGCTCGTGCCGATGTACTTCCTGATCGGCATTTGGGGCGGCAAGAACCGGCTATACTCGGCAATCAAGTTCTTCCTGTATACGCTAGCCGGTTCGGTGGTGATGCTGTTGGCGGTGCTGAAGCTTTTCTTCATCTTCCCCGATGTAGTCAAAGCCCAGCGCCCCGCTGTTGAAGCGACCGCGCGCCAGCTTGCCGCGTGCAGCGTCGCCGATCCCGAACGCCGGGGGCAGGTGAACGAGGCAATGCTCAACATGGCGCTCGATGCGATGAAGCGCGCTGACGGCATCGATCCGCAAACGAATCGGCCGCTTGCGTCCGGATACGTTCACAGCTCATTCAACATCACCGCGATGACCGCGATCGGGCCGCACATCAAGGCGGTGTTCGGACTCGGCCTTGTGATCTGGCTGTTCATAGGCTTCGGGCTTTCATTTGCGATCAAGGTGCCGATGTTCCCGTTCCACACGTGGTTGCCGGATGCGCACTATGACGCGCCCACCGCGGGTTCGGTGATACTGGCGGGCGTCTTGCTGAAGATGGGCACGTATGGCTTCATGCGATTCTCGCTGCCGATCTTCCCCGACGCCGCCAAAGATCCGACCGTGCGCCAAGTGATGGTTGTGCTCTCGATCATCGGGATAATCTACGGGGCGCTGGTGGCGATGGCGCAGAAGGACGTCAAGAAACTGGTCGCCTACTCATCGGTCTCGCATCTCGGTTTCGTGATGTTGGGACTCTTCGCGTTCAATCCACACGGCATCAACGGCGCGGTGCTGCAGATGATCAACCACGGGATCTCGACCGGCGCGCTGTTCATGCTGGCGGGCATTCTGTACGAACGGCGGCACACGTATGAGATCGCCCAATTCGGCGGGCTGGCTCACGTGATGCCGACTTTCTCGACGATATTCCTGGTCGTCACCCTTTCGTCGTTAGGTTTGCCGCTGATGAACAACTTCATTGGCGAGTTCCTGACTATTCGAGGCGCATTCGAAGCAAAGCCCGCGTGGGCAGTGTTCGCGGCCGTTGGAATTATCCTCGGCGCGGCCTATATGCTCTGGCTCTACCAACGAGTGTTCTTCGGTCAGGTAAGCAAAGCCAACGAGGGCTTGAAGGACCTGGACGCGCGCGAGGCGTGGCAGTTCGCGCCGCTGATCCTTTTGATTTTCTGGATTGGCATCTATCCGAAGCCGCTGCTCTCGTACATCGAGCCGCAAACCAACGTGGTCGTGGCTCAGGTTGAACCGGATTATTTCAAGAATGCTGCACAGCGGCCACAGATCGCCGAAGAACAACAAAAGTAA
- the nuoL gene encoding NADH-quinone oxidoreductase subunit L, with the protein MLKLVWLIPVLPLVGFLINFLLGRKLRLSEKTVSVIACGVILASLLLTLGAFYEYHWSYNPANEDKPYITSKEDGGFPHSFTWLPGGLARNSQGQQAGSLSNFDIEWSYQIDQLSLVMMFIVTFVGFWIHVFATGYMRGDKGYYRFFSYLNLFMFMMLLLVMGSNFMIMFIGWEGVGLCSYLLIGYYFDRQEAAEASKKAFVVNRIGDFGMVLAIAGVFATFGTLQFHDVANLSAAYPQEHLWQFGLMSWLALGLFIGATGKSAQIPLYIWLPDAMAGPTPVSALIHAATMVTAGVFMVTRTNFIFQRSVTMMMIVALVGCLTAFIAATIGITQTDIKKVLAYSTVSQLGYMFLGAGVGAFIGAIFHVFTHAFFKALLFLGSGSVIHAMHHEQEMPRMGGLKKYLPVTYKTMLMGWLAICGIIPFAGFFSKDEILWKTFSTSVFGGGWILWLVGFITAGMTAFYMTRLMGLTFWGEERFRKVHGEGHDSHGDHHGPVEPRESPRSMTLPLIVLAVGSLVVGWVGIPHALTGGANLNLFERWLEPVIVKVHAAPATASHGTTAAPGTNPAAASAAESSAAHAESAHEPVDSKEYLLMLLSLAIAAGGIYLGRVFYVKRPDLPGIWAAKLRPLYTLSFNKWYWDYLLDVKGVEAVKTIDDALWAVDAKVVDGGVNGAGWMTRFWAKVTGLWDKWVIDLAVNATGWIARAGSYVLRAAQTGLWQNYALLFAAGLFVILLYYVYPAITTTIRGFTGK; encoded by the coding sequence ATGCTGAAACTTGTCTGGCTCATTCCAGTTCTTCCGCTCGTGGGATTTTTGATCAACTTCCTCTTGGGCCGTAAGCTCCGGCTCAGCGAGAAGACCGTCTCGGTTATCGCGTGCGGCGTGATCCTCGCTTCGTTGTTGCTCACGCTTGGAGCCTTCTACGAATACCACTGGAGCTACAATCCGGCGAACGAAGACAAGCCCTACATCACCAGCAAAGAAGACGGCGGCTTCCCGCATTCGTTCACGTGGCTGCCGGGCGGCCTGGCGCGCAACTCCCAGGGCCAGCAGGCCGGCTCGCTTTCCAACTTCGACATCGAGTGGAGCTACCAAATAGATCAGCTCTCGCTGGTGATGATGTTCATCGTTACCTTTGTCGGCTTCTGGATTCACGTATTCGCCACCGGTTACATGCGCGGCGACAAAGGCTACTATCGGTTCTTTTCCTACCTGAACCTGTTCATGTTCATGATGCTGCTGCTGGTGATGGGCTCGAACTTCATGATCATGTTCATAGGGTGGGAAGGCGTCGGGCTTTGCTCATACCTCTTGATCGGGTACTACTTCGACAGACAGGAAGCCGCGGAGGCATCGAAGAAAGCATTTGTCGTCAACCGCATCGGCGACTTCGGAATGGTGTTAGCCATTGCCGGCGTGTTTGCGACGTTCGGCACGCTTCAGTTTCACGACGTCGCCAATCTTTCGGCCGCTTATCCACAAGAACATCTCTGGCAATTCGGATTGATGTCGTGGCTTGCGCTTGGTCTGTTCATCGGCGCGACCGGCAAGAGCGCGCAGATACCGCTCTACATCTGGCTCCCGGATGCGATGGCCGGACCTACGCCGGTCTCGGCGCTGATACACGCCGCGACGATGGTGACCGCCGGCGTGTTCATGGTGACCCGCACAAACTTCATCTTTCAGCGATCGGTCACGATGATGATGATAGTAGCGCTGGTGGGCTGCCTGACCGCTTTCATCGCCGCGACGATTGGCATAACCCAAACCGACATCAAGAAAGTTCTGGCTTATTCGACTGTCTCGCAGCTCGGCTACATGTTTTTGGGCGCTGGAGTAGGCGCGTTCATCGGGGCGATTTTTCACGTGTTCACCCACGCGTTCTTCAAAGCGCTGCTCTTCCTCGGATCGGGCTCGGTGATTCACGCAATGCACCACGAACAAGAGATGCCGCGAATGGGAGGTTTGAAGAAGTATCTCCCGGTTACCTACAAGACTATGCTGATGGGATGGCTGGCGATATGCGGCATCATTCCGTTCGCCGGGTTCTTCTCCAAAGACGAAATTCTTTGGAAGACTTTTTCCACAAGCGTCTTCGGGGGCGGCTGGATCCTATGGCTGGTTGGATTCATCACCGCCGGAATGACCGCGTTTTACATGACTCGCTTGATGGGGCTGACGTTCTGGGGCGAAGAGCGATTCCGCAAGGTTCACGGCGAGGGCCACGACTCTCACGGTGACCATCACGGCCCTGTTGAGCCGCGCGAATCGCCTCGCAGCATGACGCTCCCGCTTATCGTTTTGGCGGTGGGCTCGCTGGTCGTAGGATGGGTCGGCATCCCGCACGCGCTGACTGGCGGAGCGAACCTCAACCTGTTCGAGCGCTGGCTTGAACCGGTCATCGTGAAAGTACACGCAGCACCGGCCACCGCGTCTCACGGCACAACAGCGGCTCCTGGAACGAACCCTGCGGCCGCGTCTGCCGCTGAATCGAGTGCCGCTCACGCCGAATCAGCTCACGAACCCGTTGACTCGAAAGAATACTTGCTGATGTTGCTATCGCTTGCGATTGCTGCTGGCGGCATCTACCTGGGCCGCGTTTTCTACGTTAAGCGGCCGGACCTTCCAGGGATTTGGGCCGCCAAACTCCGTCCGCTTTACACGCTCAGTTTCAACAAATGGTATTGGGACTACCTGCTCGACGTGAAGGGAGTCGAAGCGGTCAAGACGATCGACGACGCGCTCTGGGCAGTTGACGCGAAGGTAGTCGATGGCGGCGTGAACGGCGCGGGCTGGATGACCAGGTTTTGGGCGAAGGTCACCGGCTTGTGGGACAAGTGGGTGATCGACCTGGCGGTGAATGCAACGGGCTGGATCGCGAGGGCCGGCTCGTACGTGCTGCGCGCGGCGCAGACCGGCCTTTGGCAGAACTACGCTTTGCTGTTCGCTGCGGGGTTGTTTGTCATCTTGCTCTACTACGTTTACCCGGCGATAACGACGACGATAAGGGGCTTTACTGGGAAATAG
- the nuoK gene encoding NADH-quinone oxidoreductase subunit NuoK encodes MLSFLLFVVGVAGVLSRRNIIIIFMSIELILNAVNLNLIAFSRYLELNKEVLMAKGLAVNPLSGPVFTIFIIVVAAAEAAVGLGIVIAMFRNRETVAIDEIDLLKW; translated from the coding sequence ATGCTCAGCTTTCTGCTGTTCGTCGTTGGGGTCGCCGGGGTGCTGTCGCGCCGCAACATTATCATCATCTTCATGTCTATCGAGCTGATTCTGAACGCGGTCAACCTCAACCTTATTGCGTTCTCGCGCTATCTCGAGTTGAACAAGGAAGTGCTCATGGCGAAGGGTCTGGCGGTGAATCCGCTTTCCGGCCCGGTGTTCACCATATTCATCATCGTCGTGGCGGCGGCAGAAGCGGCGGTGGGGCTGGGCATAGTCATCGCGATGTTCCGCAACCGCGAGACGGTCGCGATCGACGAGATCGATCTTTTGAAGTGGTGA
- a CDS encoding NADH-quinone oxidoreductase subunit J, protein MQLHGWEAALFYVLAIMTLFMAVFVVTARVAVHSALFLISTLVNVALLFILLRAEFVAGVQILVYVGGVMVLFLFVIMLVQTRAEEESRVRLYTGQTWPAVMIALLLAVSFYFAMNPAQAAFRPPDAATTAALVDSSERTSAGAGSTMSKDTQEVGEQLYRQAALPFEIASLLLLVAMVGAVLLARGTKQEKYYE, encoded by the coding sequence ATGCAATTACACGGTTGGGAAGCGGCGCTATTCTACGTGCTAGCCATCATGACTTTGTTCATGGCCGTCTTCGTGGTGACGGCTCGCGTAGCCGTGCACTCGGCCCTGTTTCTTATCTCGACCCTGGTCAACGTAGCGCTGCTGTTCATACTTCTGCGCGCGGAGTTCGTAGCCGGTGTGCAGATACTGGTATACGTAGGCGGCGTGATGGTGTTGTTCCTGTTTGTGATCATGCTCGTGCAGACACGCGCTGAAGAAGAGTCCCGAGTCAGGCTCTACACCGGGCAGACCTGGCCGGCGGTGATGATCGCTTTGCTGCTTGCGGTATCGTTCTACTTCGCGATGAACCCGGCTCAGGCGGCTTTCAGACCGCCCGATGCCGCAACCACCGCGGCTCTAGTTGACAGCAGCGAGCGAACGTCCGCGGGCGCCGGCTCAACCATGTCCAAGGATACCCAGGAAGTAGGCGAACAGCTCTACCGGCAAGCGGCTTTACCGTTCGAGATAGCATCGCTGCTGTTGCTGGTTGCGATGGTAGGCGCGGTGCTCCTCGCGCGCGGAACAAAACAAGAGAAGTACTATGAATAA